The sequence AGTCGAGGCTCGAATGCGGCCGGACTGCATTGTAGTGCCGACGCCACGTTTCAACGATGACCTTCGCTTCGCGTCGACTGCGGAACCACTCGACACTCAGGCATTCGTCGCGGAATCGGCCATTGAAGCTCTCATCCATGCCGTTCTGCCACGGTTTGCCGGGATCGAT comes from Burkholderiales bacterium and encodes:
- a CDS encoding transposase — its product is IDPGKPWQNGMDESFNGRFRDECLSVEWFRSRREAKVIVETWRRHYNAVRPHSSLDYLTPIEFKQQHQFINQGAVLK